The Candidatus Zixiibacteriota bacterium genome segment CCCATCAGCGGCACGGTGATCGAGAAAGAAGCTCTCGAGGGGGAATATGTCGAGACCGGCATGCGCATCTATACGGTCGCCGATCTCTCCCGGCTGTGGGTGATTCTGGAAGCATATGAGTCCGATCTCCCCTGGCTGCGCGAGGGGCAGCGGTTCACCTTCACTGCCCAGGCGCTACCCGGCGAGACGTTCTCCGCGGTCGTATCGTTCATCGACCCGGTCATCGACCCGGAGAGCCGGACCGCGCGCGTCCGGGCGGCGGTGGACAACGCTGCGGGCCGGCTGAAACCGAAGATGTTTGTCTCGGGCGAGGTTGCGGCGCGGCTTGGCTCCGAGAGCGGCCTCGCGCGCTCCACCGGCCGGCCGGACGCCCCCCTGCTCATCCCCACCTCGGCGCCGCTGGTGACCGGCACGCGGGCGGTGGTTTACGTCAAAACGGCCGAGGACGGCGACGGCCCGGTGTACGAAGGGCGCGACATAGTCCTCGGTCCGCGGGCAGGGGATTTCTATGTCGTCGCCAACGGGCTGGCCGAGGGAGAGGAAGTGGTCTCGCGCGGGGCGTTCAAGATCGACGCCGAGCTGCAGATTCAGGCGAAACCTTCGATGATGTCCCCTGCGCCGCTCGCCCGCCGGGCGGCCGACAGCGCGTCTGTGCACGGCGACCATCCCGCCGCCGGCGCGGACGTCGCGATCTCGCCGGACGCCCGGGCATCCCTCTCCCCGCTCTACGAGGCGTATTTCGAAGTCCAGATGGCTCTCGCGAAGGATCAATTCGAGGCTTCGCGGCGCGGCCTGGACGATCTGGCGGCGAAGACGGCGGCGGTTGACATGAGCCTCTTCGCCGGCCGGGCACACGCACTGTGGATGGACCTGTCGCGGCGCCTGCAGACCGCCGCGCGGGCGGGCGCGGCCGCCGGCGACATCGCCGCCGTGCGCAACGCTTTCCGCGATCTTTCCGCCACCGCCATCGACCTGCACCGGGCGTTCGGTCACGCCGACGACCGCCCCTTCTACCTCACATACTGCCCGATGGCTTTCCACAACACCGGCGCCTACTGGCTGCAAACCGAAGGGATTGTCTGGAACTCCTACTGGGGGGCCGCCATGCTGCAGTGCGGGGAAATCCGCGACACGCTTCCCGCGCTCTCGGCCGGAGCCGGGATCACCGCCCCTGACTCCGGACAGGGCCGCTGACGTATGAGCAACTCCCGACCGCCCGACCACAGCGCGCGCGCGTCGCTGCTGGACCGCCTGATCGGCTCCTGCCTGGACAACAAGCTGGTCGTGATCCTCGTCGCCCTGGCGGTGATCGCCTGGGGGGTGATCGTCGCCCCCTTCGATTGGCACATCCCCGGTCTCGCCCGCGCCCCGATCCCGGTTGACGCCATCCCCGATATCGGCGAGAACCAGCAGATCGTGTTCACCGAGTGGATGGGTCGGTCGCCGCAGGACGTCGAGGACCAGATCACCTACCCCTTGACCACGACGCTGCTCGGCATCCCCGGCGTCAAGACCGTCCGCAGCTACTCCATGTTCGGGTTTTCGACGATTTACGTCATCTTCAAGGAGGATGTCGAGTTCTACTGGTCCCGCTCCCGCGTGCTCGAGAAACTCAATTCGCTTCCCTCGGGGACTCTGCCCGCAGGCGTGCAACCGATGCTCGGACCCGACGCCACCGCGCTCGGCCAGGTCTTCTGGTACACGCTTGAGGGGCGCGACCCGGAGGGACGACCCGCCGGCGGGTGGGACCTCGAAGAGCTTCGGTCCATTCAGGACTTCCACGTCCGCTACGCTCTCCAGTCCGCCGACGGGGTCTCGGAGGTCGCGTCGGTGGGCGGGTTCGTGCGCGAATACCAGATCGACGTCAGTCCCGACGCCATGCGCGCGGCCGGAGTGACGCTCGAAGACGTGTTCGAGGCGGTGCAGAAGAGCAACATCGACGTCGGCGCCGGCACGATCGAGATCAACAAGGTCGAGTACGCGATCCGGGGGCTTGGCTTCATCGAAAACCTCGACGACCTCCGCGCAACGGTAGTCAAGTCGGTGCGGGGCGTCCCGGTCCGCATCGCCGACGTGGCCACGGTGCAGCTCGGGCCGGCGCCGCGGCGCGGGGCGCTGGACAAGGGAGGCGCGGAGGCGGTCGGCGGCGTGGTAGTCGTGCGCTTCGGTGAAAACCCCCTGCAGGCGATCAAAAACGTCAAAGCCAAAATTGCGGAAATCGAACCCGGTTTGCCGAAGAAGACGCTCCCCGACGGCACCACGAGCCAGGTGAAGATCATCCCCTTCTACGACCGCACCGGGCTCATCTACGAGACGCTCGACACCCTCAACATGGCGCTGGTCGACGAAATCCTGGTCACCATCATCGTCATCCTCTTCTTCGTCATGCACCTGCGCAGTTCCCTCCTCATCTCCGGCATGCTCCCCCTGGCCGTGCTGATGACCTTCATCGGGATGAAATTGTTCGGTGTCGACGCCAACATCGTGGCCCTCTCCGGGATCGCCATCGCCATCGGCGAGATTGTCGACATGGGGGTGGTGTTGTGCGAGAACATCCTGCGCCACCTGGACGAGGCGCCGCCCGAGGCCAACCGCCGCGACGTCATCTACCGCGCTTCGACCGAAGTCGGGGGCGCCGTCCTCACGGCGATCGCCACGACCGTGGTCTCGTTCCTGCCGGTGTTCACGCTGGAGGCGGCGGAGGGGAAGTTGTTTCAGCCGCTGGCGTACACGAAGACCTTTGCGCTGGTAGCGTCGATCATGATCGCGCTGACGGTTCTTCCGCCGCTGGCCCACCTGCTCTTCACGCGCGGGCGCCGGTCGGGCGTTTCGCGGCGGCTCCTCCCCCTCGGCCTGGCGGCGGCCGCCGCGGCCGCCTTCGTCTGGCAGCTCTGGCTGACCGGCCTCGGCCTGCTCGGGCTGGCCGCGTTCTACCGGTTGAGGCACCGACTCCCCGCGCGCGCCCAGGCCGCTGCGCCCCGGTATGCGAATTACCTCCTCCTCGCCGTCGTCGGCTGGATCACCGCGCTCCACTGGGAGCCGCTGGGCGTCGAGGCCGGGCTGTTTCTCAACTTCCTCTTCGTGGCGGTCCTCCTCGGCGGCATCCTGCTGCTGTTCCACCTGTTGATCCGCGCCTACGAGCCGATACTCCGCTGGTGTCTCGCCCACAAGAAGATGTTCCTGGCCTTTCCCGCGGCCCTCGTCTTGACCGGTCTGGTCATCTGGATCGGGTTCGACGCAGTTTTCGGATTTGTCCCGCAGTTTGTCGAACGGACCTCTCCGTATGTGGCGCTCCGGCACATGTTCCCCGGCCTCGGCCAGGAGTTCATGCCCGATCTCGATGAAGGTTCGTTTCTCTATATGCCGACCACGATGCCGCACGCGTCGATCGGCGAGGCCCTCGACGTGCTCCAGACCCAGGACATGGCGTTCAGCGCCATTCCCGAGATCGAATCGGTCGTGGGCAAGCTCGGCCGGGCGGAGTCGCCGCTCGACCCCGCGCCGATCTCCATGATTGAAACGGTCATTACCTACAAAACCGAATACCTGCTCGATGCCCGCGGCCGGCGGATGAAATTCCGCTACGACGAGGAGAAGGATGAGTTTGTGCGCGACCAGCGCGGGCAACTGATCCCCGACGACGGCGGGCGCCCCTTCCGCCAGTGGCGGGACGCCATCCACTCGCCCGACGACATCTGGAAGGAGATCCAGGAGGCGGGGAAGCTCATCGGGACCACGTCGGCGCCGAAACTACAGCCGATCGCCGCCCGCGTGGTGATGCTTCAGTCGGGCATGCGCGCCCCGATGGGCGTGAAGATCAAAGGCCCCGACATGGAGACGATCGAGCGGGTCGGGCTGGAGGTGGAGCGAATTCTCAAGGAGGTGCCGTCGATCGATCCCGCCACCGTGGTGGCTGACCGCATCGTCGGGCAGCCCTACCTCGAAATCGCGATCGACCGCGCCGCGATCGCCCGCTGCGGCCTCCAGATTCGGGACGTGCAGGACGTCATCGAGGTGGCGATCGGCGGCCTCCCGCTGACCACCACGGTCGAGGGGCGGGCCCGCTACGCGGTCCGGGTGCGGTACCAGCGCGAGCTGCGCGGCTCGCTCGAGTCGCTCGCGCGCATCCTCGTGCCCACCCCGGCGGGAGCCCAAATCCCTCTCGGTGAGCTGGCCGAGATCGCCTACGTGCGCGGGCCGATGATGATCAAATCGGAGGACACCTTCCTCGTCGGCTACGTCATCTTCGACAAGCGGCCGGGGCGGGCCGAGGTGGAGGTGGTCGACGAGGCCCGGCGCACCCTCGCGGCCAGAGCGGCCGCCGGCGAGTTCGACATCCCGGCCGGCGTCAGCTACGCCTTCGCCGGCAGCTATGAGAATCAGGTACGGGCGGAACACAAGCTGCGCATCGTCCTGCCGCTCACCCTGTTCATCATTTTCATGATTCTCTATTTCCAGTTCCGCCGTCTCCCCGCGACCTTCCTCGTATTCTCCGGCATTTTTGTCGCCTGGGCCGGCGGCTTCCTCATGCTCTGGCTCTATGGCCAGGACTGGTTCCTCAACGTCTCGCTGTTCGGCGCGAACCTCCGCGAGGTGTTCCAGGTCCACCCCTACAATCTCTCGGTGGCGGTGTGGGTCGGGTTCCTCGCTCTGTTCGGAATCGCGACCGACGACGGCGTGATCATCAGCACCTACATCAGCCAGGTTCTCGACCGGACCCGCCCGACGACGGCCGCGGAGGTGCGCGAGGCGGTGGTGGCCGCCGGCAAGCGCCGGATCCGGCCGGCTCTGATGACGGTCGCCACGACCATCCTCGCCCTTTTGCCGGTGCTCACGTCAAGCGGCAAAGGCTCGGACATCATGGTGCCGATGGCGATTCCGTCGTTCGGCGGCATGACCGTGGTCATCATCACCGTCTTCGTGGTGCCGGTGCTCTAT includes the following:
- a CDS encoding efflux RND transporter permease subunit, with product MSNSRPPDHSARASLLDRLIGSCLDNKLVVILVALAVIAWGVIVAPFDWHIPGLARAPIPVDAIPDIGENQQIVFTEWMGRSPQDVEDQITYPLTTTLLGIPGVKTVRSYSMFGFSTIYVIFKEDVEFYWSRSRVLEKLNSLPSGTLPAGVQPMLGPDATALGQVFWYTLEGRDPEGRPAGGWDLEELRSIQDFHVRYALQSADGVSEVASVGGFVREYQIDVSPDAMRAAGVTLEDVFEAVQKSNIDVGAGTIEINKVEYAIRGLGFIENLDDLRATVVKSVRGVPVRIADVATVQLGPAPRRGALDKGGAEAVGGVVVVRFGENPLQAIKNVKAKIAEIEPGLPKKTLPDGTTSQVKIIPFYDRTGLIYETLDTLNMALVDEILVTIIVILFFVMHLRSSLLISGMLPLAVLMTFIGMKLFGVDANIVALSGIAIAIGEIVDMGVVLCENILRHLDEAPPEANRRDVIYRASTEVGGAVLTAIATTVVSFLPVFTLEAAEGKLFQPLAYTKTFALVASIMIALTVLPPLAHLLFTRGRRSGVSRRLLPLGLAAAAAAAFVWQLWLTGLGLLGLAAFYRLRHRLPARAQAAAPRYANYLLLAVVGWITALHWEPLGVEAGLFLNFLFVAVLLGGILLLFHLLIRAYEPILRWCLAHKKMFLAFPAALVLTGLVIWIGFDAVFGFVPQFVERTSPYVALRHMFPGLGQEFMPDLDEGSFLYMPTTMPHASIGEALDVLQTQDMAFSAIPEIESVVGKLGRAESPLDPAPISMIETVITYKTEYLLDARGRRMKFRYDEEKDEFVRDQRGQLIPDDGGRPFRQWRDAIHSPDDIWKEIQEAGKLIGTTSAPKLQPIAARVVMLQSGMRAPMGVKIKGPDMETIERVGLEVERILKEVPSIDPATVVADRIVGQPYLEIAIDRAAIARCGLQIRDVQDVIEVAIGGLPLTTTVEGRARYAVRVRYQRELRGSLESLARILVPTPAGAQIPLGELAEIAYVRGPMMIKSEDTFLVGYVIFDKRPGRAEVEVVDEARRTLAARAAAGEFDIPAGVSYAFAGSYENQVRAEHKLRIVLPLTLFIIFMILYFQFRRLPATFLVFSGIFVAWAGGFLMLWLYGQDWFLNVSLFGANLREVFQVHPYNLSVAVWVGFLALFGIATDDGVIISTYISQVLDRTRPTTAAEVREAVVAAGKRRIRPALMTVATTILALLPVLTSSGKGSDIMVPMAIPSFGGMTVVIITVFVVPVLYSAIDEARAARARRT
- a CDS encoding efflux RND transporter periplasmic adaptor subunit encodes the protein MNDFEAAGGRSPRSRIDRFRRTRLGLAVQIALVMGVFALGLMIGGGGSPAPSADSGRPGAEEANAPVLWTCSMHPQIQLPKPGKCPICFMDLIPVETGRGSGRLGPRQIAMSEAARRLARIETAPVRRADAEADIRLVGQIDYDETRLAYIAARVPGRIDTLFADYTGVTVRRGAPLVSLYSPDLLSTQQELLQAKKALAAAAQSAGLVRATAESTLAAARERLRLWGLTAEQIERIEAGGQPSDHLTILSPISGTVIEKEALEGEYVETGMRIYTVADLSRLWVILEAYESDLPWLREGQRFTFTAQALPGETFSAVVSFIDPVIDPESRTARVRAAVDNAAGRLKPKMFVSGEVAARLGSESGLARSTGRPDAPLLIPTSAPLVTGTRAVVYVKTAEDGDGPVYEGRDIVLGPRAGDFYVVANGLAEGEEVVSRGAFKIDAELQIQAKPSMMSPAPLARRAADSASVHGDHPAAGADVAISPDARASLSPLYEAYFEVQMALAKDQFEASRRGLDDLAAKTAAVDMSLFAGRAHALWMDLSRRLQTAARAGAAAGDIAAVRNAFRDLSATAIDLHRAFGHADDRPFYLTYCPMAFHNTGAYWLQTEGIVWNSYWGAAMLQCGEIRDTLPALSAGAGITAPDSGQGR